From Drosophila yakuba strain Tai18E2 chromosome 2L, Prin_Dyak_Tai18E2_2.1, whole genome shotgun sequence, one genomic window encodes:
- the LOC6527796 gene encoding kunitz-type serine protease inhibitor homolog alpha-dendrotoxin, whose translation MKLLLILSSVVLYVALISAQSCPGRPPLQDCLHGKDEGVERARLCIRDPNPEMWYYNHHENRCIKMRYLGCLGNRNRYCKLTDCQRACVRRF comes from the exons ATGAAACTCCTTTTGATTCTGTCCAGTGTGGTCCTCTATGTGGCACTCATCTCGGCCCAGTCTTGCCCAGGACGTCCAC CCTTGCAGGACTGTCTGCACGGCAAGGACGAAGGAGTTGAACGCGCAAGGCTTTGCATTAGAGATCCCAACCCAGAGATGTGGTACTATAACCACCACGAAAATAGGTGCATCAAGATGAGGTACCTCGGCTGCTTGGGCAACCGCAATCGCTACTGCAAGTTGACCGACTGTCAACGGGCCTGCGTTCGACGATTCTAG